The Microcystis panniformis FACHB-1757 region GTTGTCAAACGGCCGAAGAAGCGGTTCGGGTGGCCCGTTTAGGGCGAGAAATGGCCAAATTATTGGGACAGGAAGACAATAACTTTATTAAACTCGAAGTTATTCCCGATCCTAAATATTTATTACCCGATCCGATCGGAACTTTGCAAGCGGCGGAACAATTAGTTAAAGAAGGTTTTGCCGTACTGCCCTATATTAACGCCGATCCTCTCTTAGCCAAACGTTTAGAGGAGGCCGGCTGCGCCACGGTTATGCCCCTAGGATCGCCGATTGGGTCGGGACAGGGGCTGAAAAATGAGGCAAATATCGCGATTATCATCGAATCGTCCCAAATTCCCGTGGTGGTAGATGCCGGGATCGGTACACCCTCAGAAGCAGCCCGGGCCATGGAAATGGGGGCCGATGCTTTATTAATTAACAGTGCGATCGCTATGGCGGCCAATCCGGCTATGATGGCCCAGGCCATGGCAATGGCGGCAAAAGCGGGACGTTTAGCCTATTTAGCGGGAAGAATGCCGATTAAGTCCTATGCTAGTCCTAGTTCCCCCCTGACGGGAACGATCGCCTAACCGATTAAGCTAGGAATGGGCTGTTTTCAGCTATTAGAGCCAGCAAAAATCTCTATGACTACAGACAATCAAACTGAGTATGTTGCCGCTTTAACTGATTTACACCGTGGACTTGACCGTAAAGGGCCTGGCGACTCTGACTTCTCCCTAAAAATTTTGAGTAATCTCTCTATTTTGCCCCTCAAGCCACGAATTGCCGATCTAGGATGTGGAAGTGGTGCTAGTGCTTTACTGCTGGCACAATACTACCAAAGCCCTGTCATGGCAGTGGACTCCTCATCGGTTTTTATCGACGAACTCAAAACCCGAGCAAAACAGCTTGGTCTTGAGCATTTAATCATTCCAATTCATGGTGACATGGCTAAACTTGATTGGTCAGTGGGTTCAGTTGATCTACTTTGGTCTGAGGGGGCTGCTTATAATCTTGGGTTTGAGCAAGCTCTTAAAATCTGGCGACCGCTTGTTTCTAACAACGGGATCGCCGTCATCTCGGAGATGAGTTGGTTTACTGATGAGCTACCAGAGCCGGCTGTGGCCTATTGGCAAAACGCCTATCATACAATGGGTAATGAGTTTGAGAATATCGTTCGGGCTAATAGGTCTGGTTTTAAGGTACTTTCTACCCAGAGGCTGCCCAGTCAGGTTTGGTGGCTCAATTATTATCAACCTCTCCGTGAGCGAATCGGGCAGCTGGAAATCAGCCCCAGTAGCCCATCGGTTATTCGTGAAACTGAAGAAGAGATGAAACTTTTTGAGAAATTCAGCAACTTCTATGGTTATACCTTCTATGTTCTGCAAGCGGCCTAGAAAAAAAGCCGTCCAATTTATGATCAGCTTTGTTTCGCAGTAATTCCTATTGTTTTAATCATCTGCGTCCGCAGGTGCAAAAACTACAGGAAACTCCCACCCTGCAGCGATTGCGGGAACAACAGATTAGAATTATCCAAACTCGTTAAAATAGGGGAGATTTGGCTATCTCCCCCCACACCACACCGGGATAAATCCCACAATTAACGCACTTCAAACAAACGATTGTCTGGTAAATTACTAATCGCTCGCTGGAGACTATTTAAGGATTTATTGTAATCAACGATCGCCTGTAGATAACGACTTCTGGCATCGGTTAAATCCCGTTGGGAGTTGATCACGTCCGTTTGGGTTCCCACACCGGCCTGAAAGCGTAAACGGGCTAATCGCAGACTTTCCGTGGCGGATTCAATGCTTTTTTGCGAAGTTTTAATGTTTTCTTGGTTAGAAATCAAATTATAGTAGGATTCCTCCACCTGAAGGCGAATTTCATTGCGACGGAGGGAGAATTCCGTATCGGCGCGATCGATGTTTCTTTCCGCTTGACGGGCGCGAGCAAAAGCACGACCACCATCAAAGAAAGTCCAACGAATCCGGCCGCCGACGCTAAAACCATCGCCAAAACCGGCATCATCACTGAGATCGTTAAGAACATTATACTCGCCCAAAAGGTCCACTTGGGGAATCACCGCCGAAATGGCGATCGAGCGATCCTCTTCGCTAATTTCCCTCTGTAAGAGTTGTTGTTCTAATTCGGCGCGATTTTTGTAGGCCAAAACGATACTATCATCAAGACTTAAGCCCCAAGTTCCCGCCTCGCGAATCTCATCGGCAGCGGTTAACTCGATGTGCTGACCGACACTCAATATCTGTGCCAGTCGCCGTCGGGAAATACGCTGGGTAGAAATCGCCCGGGTTAAGTCTTGGTTAGCGTTAGCGAGGTCAACTTCCGCCTGTAGGACAGCAAATCGGGTTCCTAGTCCCGCTTGCTCCAATAATTGTGCATCCCGTAAACTTTGACTAGCATCTTCGATCGCAGCTTGGGAGATCGCTACCTGAGCATCACCCCTCTGCAATTCATAATAGGCATCGGTGGCATCAAAACGAGTTTGTTCCGAGACTCGTTCCACCTCTAATTCCCGTTGCCGGATCACTTTTTCGGCCCTTTTGATCTGGGCTGTCCGTTCACCCCCTGTATAAACCCCATAGACAATCCGAACACTACCCTGAAGGTTGGTACTATCTTCTGGTGTAACTGCTGGGATTCCCTGTTGACGAGCCAAATTATTCTGTCTTTGGGCCGCTGCCGATTGATCTTGAGTGAGACTGGTTTCCGCTTCGGCCGTGGGTAATAAGGCCGCCTGTTGTTCCTTTAATTGGGCGCGAGCGATTTCTAAATCGACCCGGGCTGTCTGTAAGGTCTGATTATTTTTTAAAGCTAATTCGATCGCTTGATTTAAGGTGATCGGTTGTACTACCCTAATTCCCACCTCATCTGGTTTGGTGGGAAAAATTAGGGGATTGCCACTAGGATTAAGATAATTGGGGGCTTTGGGATCCGCTTCCGTGGTTGCCGGTGCCGCCGATGGACCGGGTAATTGAGAAACTGGATTGGCAGTAGGTCGGGGTTTCTTCAATAAATCGGCAGCGGACTGAGTTTGTGCCTTAACCGAGGATTCAGCCAAGAAAATCAACCCAAGCACCGCACTCACGGTAATACCATAACGCAAGAGCAACATGAGTATCTCGAAAGTAAACAGTAAACGATAAGAAGTAAATAAGCTCACACCACTATGTTGGCCGATTACTAATTACCGATAGTAACACGGGAGCATGAAAGCCACCGTCTTTTAAGCACCGGCTAAAATGAGATTCGATTGATTTTGAACGGGACATCAAAACAGCATTAGATTTAGCCCAAGACTTATAGGAGGTTCTCTATGGCTACAATTCAGACTTATCCTTGGGATGCAGCAGATCACTTGAAAACAAAAGAAGATATCGCCGCTTATCTGGAAGCTGCCCTCGAAGATGGCGATCCTAGCTTAGTAGTGGCAGCATTAGGCGATATTGCTCGTTCTCAAGGGATGACTCGTATTGCTCGTGAGACGGGTTTGGGACGGGAGAGTCTCTTTGACATCCTCGCCGCCGTAAAACGGACGGCGATTCCTCACCACGCCACTTTTTTAGGGTGGTCGCGTCAATGGGGTTGACGCAGATAGCGAAAAACGCTTAATTGCTTAAGTCTGACTCTTTCGACCCGTCCGTTTTGAGTGTCCGGATGCCGGACGGCCACTTTGAACAAGTCGAAAAAATCTCATGTTCAACCTTATTTCCTAGAAAGTTTTACTCGTTCAAGGCCGAATTTGAATTCTTTTCTGAACAAAACCCCCTACTATCTGTTGTCAAGGTTCAGTTTTTAGCTTGGTTATCGCTTTTTCCGTTGTAGCTTAAAGCCGTCCTAAAAGGACGGGGTTTTAACCCAAATTTTCGATAAATCTTTGTCGAATCAGGGTAATCCAGAGTTTGCTAAAGTTCTTAAGGTTTTGCAAGCACTTGGGTTACGCCTGCAAGTTGTACCCATTATCTAAAAATCCCCCATCACTAAGCCTACTCCATCCCGACGCGGATCGCCCGTAGCGGTTAACTCCCCCCAATCATTCACTGCCACCCCATGCACACCCCCAAAAAACATATTTTGTTCTTGCCACCGGGATACTTGAGTATTTGCGGGTAAAACCAGATTTTCGAGCAGATTTTCCCGATCTTCTAGGGGTTCAATCCCTAATTGTTGATTTTCCCAATGTATGCGCGAGGCAGCGATCGCATAGGGTAGAGATTGCCGAAAATCGATTAAATTGCTAATAACCTGTAAAATAGCGGTGCGAATGCGATTGGAACCCCCAGAACCGAGAACAAATCGCGGCTTTTCTTCCTCTAAAATCATCGTCGGCGACATCATTGAGGATAAACGACGATCAACGGGCCAATTGTGAAAACCAAAGGGATTTAAGTCCGCTTCCCCGATCATATTATTGAGCATAATTCCCGTCCCCGGCACGGTATAAGCCGATCCTTCGCCGTTGGAAAAGGTGGCACTGGCGGCGTTACCTTCCCCATCGATAACACTAATATGGGTGGTACTGCCCCATTTATTGGGATATTTGCCTAAAAATTCCGGTGAGAGGAACTTATCTTCGATTCCCTCCTGATGGATAAAATTATCGTAGCCTTGGGCCCGAGCTTGATTGGTTAAGGCCATCACTTCGGTTAAAATTTGCAGATGTTTGGCTCCTAGATGCTCTAAAGCCGATAAATTGACTCTTTCCAGTAATTTTAGGGCAAAAGCCAGGAGAATTCCTCCAGAACTAGGAGGCGGATTAGTCAGGATTTCGTACCCGCGATATTGGGTTTTTAGGGGTTTTCTCTCAAGGACTTGGTAATGACTTAAATCCTCTAGGGTAAGATAACCGCCCTCCTGCATATCCTTGGCGATTTGGTGGGCGATTTCTCCCTCATAAAAGTCTTTTACGCCTTTTTTGCTTAATTCCTCTAAGGTGTTGGCAAAATCCCTCATCACACAGCGATCGCCTGTCTGGAGGAGTTGGCCCTGGGGAGCATAGACTTTGACACCCTCTCTATCTTTAAGCAGGATAGAAGATAGTAAGCGCAAGCAAAAGCCGTTATATTGGCTCAAAATGTAGCCTTGTCGAGCATATTCGATCGCTGGCTCCGCTACCACGGTAAAGGGTAATTTTCCTAGTTTTTTCTGCACTATTTCCAATCCCCGTAATGCTCCGGTCGTTGCGATCGCACCTCGGCCAATGTGAAAATCTTGACTAGCACCACCAAAATCGATCGCCACTGGGTAAAAGTCGATATTTGTCAAGGGTTTTTTATATTTTGGAGTTTGACAAAAAAAATCAAAAAGGGTATTGACTTTTTCTTTGGTATGTGCTAGTAAAAAACCGCCGCCCCCCGCCGAAGCGAGGGTGAATTCGACCACGCAAGCCGCTAAAATCGAGCCAACTATCGCATCGAAGGCATTTCCGCCCATTTCTAAGATTAATTGTCCAGCTTCGGCAGTTTTTGGATGTCCTGCGGCGATAGCGCCCTTGCTTTTGCGAGTCACTTTGATTCAGTTATCAGTTATCAGTTATCAGTTATCAGTTATCAGTTATCAGTTATCAGTTATCAGTTATCAGTTATCAGTTATCAGTTATCAGTTATCAGTTATCAGTTATCAGTTATCAGTTCAGTTATCAGTTATCAGTTATCAGTTATCAGTTATCAGTTATCAGTTATCAGTTATCAGTTATCAGTGGGGAGATGGGGAAGTGGGGAAGTGGGGAAGTGGGGAAGTGGGGAAGTGGGGAGAAGGGAGAATAAATAAAAATAATCTCCTGACTCCTGTCTCCTGACTCCTGAATAGGGCTATTTTTTTAATTGCTTAACCGCTTGATAGATTTCGGGTAAACGCTTGTAAGCGGCTGCTACCTTGAGGAATAGTTTATGCGGCATAGCGGGAGAGCCAGAAACCACTTCTCCTGCCCCGATATCGTTGTGAATGCCGGTTTGGGCTGTTGCGATCGCACCGTCCCCGATCACGGCTTGATTGGCAATGCCCACCTGTCCTGCTAAAATAACGCGATTGCCCAATTTTACGCCTCCTGCCATGCCCACCTGTCCTGCTAGGGCGCAAGCTTGGCCAATTTGGCAATTATGGGCAATATGGACGAGATTATCGATCTTAGTCTGGCTACCGATGCGGGTTTCTCCCACTGCCGGACGATCAACCGTGCTATTACAGCCAATTTCTACCCCATCTTCTAAGACCACGATACCCGATTGTTCCATCTTAAACCAGCCTTCGGGAACTGGCACAAAACCGAAGCCCTCCGCACCAATAACAGCGCCACTGTGGATAACGCAATCATTGCCGATTTGTACCCGTTCATGGATGGTACAGTTAGCGTGGAGAATTGTGCGATCACCAATATGCACTCCGGGGTAAATAACGGCGTTAGGATGAATGCACACCCCATCACCGAGGGTGACATTGGCTTCTACCACGGCATGGGCCCCGATGGCGACTTTATGGCCGATTTTAGCCGATGGATGCACCACGGCGGTGGCGTGAATGTAGGGTTGGGGCTGAAAGGGTTGATAGAATAATTTGATGGCGTGGGCGAATAAAAGTCGGGGATTGGCACTAGCTAACCAAGCGATGCCGCGTTCGTCGGCCTGTTGTTGTAAATTGGTATCCAGGGGCAGAATTAGGGCAGTAGCGTCAGTTTTGGCGACAAAGGCAGCAAATTTTCCCCCTTCGATATAGCTAATGGTATCGACTAGGGCGGTTTCGATGGGAGTTATGGCTTTAATTTGGGGATTTCTGTCGGGATAGGCGGTCAAACTCTGGGATTGTACTAAAGGACTTAATTTTTGGGCAATTTCACTAAATTTCATAAATATATATTGCGATCGAGATAGGGCTTATCCTAGGATAGTTTAAAACTATACTGATAATCTTGTCGTTATTATAGTCAAAAAAGTTGCCAGTTTTTTAGGGAATAATTCCTGTTTTCCATTTCAACAAAGCCGATGTCGATCTGGAGCGGTTTTGGGGATAATTTTGCTCTCTCCAAAACCGATTGGTTTTAGTTTTTACTACTCGATCGAGTTAATAAAACTGACCCGAACAGTATTAAGGCGATCAGAGTTGATGGTTCGGGAACTGTTTGAAAATCTAGGTTAAAAATTCCTGACTCTCCCCAAGAAAGGCTAAGATCTACCAGCTTAAAACTGGCTGAATATTTTCCCGGTCGAGAGGCAAGAAACTTCGGTAAAAAGGAGAAGTTATCACCAGTCCCGATCGCATAGATATCGCCAGCATTAGCTAAAATTGTCTGTCCTAAAGAGTTAGCTACGGTTAATCCATCACTAATCTCTAACAGTTGTAAGGATAGGTTGGCATTACCTAAAGACCGATTCCACCGTCCCCCAGAACTGTTAAAAAGAGCTTGTTCTCCCAAGTCAGAGGAATTATTAATAGTTGCCACTGATTGCATCAGTAGATTGCTATATTCCTCCCCAGTGGCACCACTAACAAAACTATTCTGAAAAATTCCTTTTCCTGCAATTAAGGAGAGAGGAGGCAATAGAGACCTGTAGAACCATGATTTCTCTCTTTAATTAGAACAATAATCATTATCATCTTAGCGGAAAACCCTTGTTCCGATTCACTTTTGCCAACAAAGTTAATTTAAGTTAACAGGAACAATGCTGTCTGAATAAGTTGCCCGCGCATCTAATATGGGTCTAGGTCGATAAGTACCTAGGCAAAATTATTTACACATGACGATCATTGCCCCGTAAGGGTTTTAGCTCGATCGGGCAGGTAATTAATTTTGCATGACTACTTAAAAGAACAGGCAACAAACAAAGCTGTAAGTAGGGAGGCACAATTATTTGTAGGATGGGTTAGCGGTAGCGTAACATAATCGGGCGTTGGGTTTCATGCCTGACAGGGGGACAAGCAAGCTGAAAAGCTTATGTAGCATGGAATACAGACACAGACTCCCAAAAAAGATAAGTCATATTTACCATATATGACCTAAATAACGAAAATGATAAGTGAACTATACCAGAAAGTGTTAGAAAATGAACTGGGGCGAGCCAGATATCTACTGTTGTTAATGGTAGTTGGAACCTTGCAAATATTGAAGCAAGCAAAGTTAGAGATATTAGCTGAAGCCTTACCAATACCAATCCTGTTTGAGAGTCGGAGAAAAAAACTAAAAAGATTTTTAAAGCTGGAAATTCTGAATATTGAAAAAATCTGGTTTCTCTGCTTAAAAGAGATGTTAAAACAGCAGGAGAGATTCACAATAAAAGGATTAGTATATATTGCCATAGACCGAAGGAGTTGGGGAGCAATTAATATCTTGATGGTGAGTCTAATTTATGACAAGAGAGCCATGCCAATCTATTGGGAGATATTGGATAAAAAAGGAAGTAGTAATCTCGAAGAACAGCAGCGAGTATTGGGGAAAATATTGACGGTGCTATTAGGTCATAAAATCCTGGTGTTAGGAGATAGAGAATTTTGCTCGGTCAGTCTAGGAAAGTGTCTTCAGAAGCAGAGTTTGTACTTTTGCTTAAGACAAAAACAAAGTACAAATGTGAAGACAAAAGAAGGAATTTATCAAGAAATGAGAGAGTTAGGTTTAAGTCCAGGAACTAAACTATTTTTGAATGATGTCAATATGACAAAAGAGCAGGGATTTGGCCAGTTTAACTTAGCTGGTAAGTGGAAAAAAAACTATCGGGGTTTTCAAACAAAAGAACCTTGGTATATTCTGACAAATTTTGGGGATTTAGAGACGGCAATAATTGCCGATCAAAAAAGATTTGATATTGAGGAAATGTTCCGAGATTTTAAGTCGGGAGGCTATAGCTTAGAAGGTTCTCAATTAGCACCGCAATACTTATCAAAGCTGATAATTGTTATAGCTATCGCCTATACAAGTGCCACAATGCAAGGTAAAAAAATTAAGGATATGGGAATCCAAAAATATGTCACAAGACCTGAAAAAAGATATAAAGGTCAACGCAGACACAGCAGTTTTTATGTGGGTCAACATCTCTATCATTGGCTACAGCTACATCAAATGTTCCCAAAAAATATAGAAGAGCTAATGCAAATTAGCCGCTATCGGTTGAAGGATTACATCAAAGGACAAAGAGCGATATCGCTTGCCCTATCTACCTTCTAGCTCGCTTGTCCCCCTCTCAGGTTTCATGCTTCAACCCAACCTACGTTCATCTTATATTTAATTCCACTCACCCACTTACTAGATTTTGCAGTGGGGAATCTGGGTTAAAATAGACCGAGAAAGTTAACCAAAAAATTGTCTCGCTCAAGTGGGCGAAAATCAGCTTATGACCCTTGCGGTGGCGATCGAAAAGTTAAAAAAATCCTACGGTCAGACAGCAGCGGTTAAAGATATCTCCTTTACCGTGGCAGCGGCAGAAATCTTCGGTTTACTCGGTCCCAATGGTGCGGGGAAAACCACCACGATTCGCTGTCTTTGCACCCTTGCTAAACCCGACGGCGGCAAAATCGAGGTGGGGGGTGTCGATGCCCTGAATAACCCCAAATCCGCCCGTAAACGCCTGGGTTACGTTGCCCAAGAAGTCGCCCTCGATAAAATGCTCACGGGCCGGGAACTGTTGCAACTACAAGCGGCTCTCTATCACATTCCCGCTCAAAAGTCAAGAGATCGAATTAAAGAATTAATAAATCTTTTAGGATTAGAGGAATACGCCGACAAAAAAACGGGGACCTATTCCGGCGGCATCAAAAAACGGCTGGATTTAGCAGCGGGATTACTGCATCAGCCGGAAGTTTTGGTACTGGATGAACCGACTGTGGGCCTCGATATCGAAAGTCGTTTGATTGTCTGGGATTTTCTGCGACAATTGCGGGCGGCCGGAACCAGTGTATTAATTACCAGCCATTATCTCGAAGAAATCGACGCTTTGGCCGATAACTTGGCAATTATCGACAATGGTATCGTCATCGCTCGCGGTACCCCCTCACAACTGAAGGAGCAACTGGGCGGCGATCGCATTACCCTAAAAGTGCGAGAATTTTCCCCCGAGGAAGAGGCCTTGAAAGCGAAAGAGTTATTATCCCGTCTGCCTTTTGTCGAGGAAGTGATCGTTAATACCGCCCAGGGTAACTCCCTTAATCTTATCGTCACGGCCAATAGCAATCCTTTAAGCAAAATTGAACAAACCCTAGCCGAATCAGGATTACCCGTGTTTAGCATGGCCCAATCCCGTCCTAGTCTCGATGATGTCTATCTGGCGGCCACCGGACGCACCCTGATGGATGCGGAAATTGCCGCCGCCAGCAGTCGCGACCTCAAGGCGGAGAAAAAACAAGCGATGAAGGAATCCTAGTCCGGCGAGAAAAGCTGTAATATTGCCCAATTGCCCGGTTAAATCATCTATCTCAATGGAGCGATCAATTATATATCAATCATTATGAAAGATAAACGGGTATTGCTGACCGGCGGTACGGGAGGACTGGGTTTAGGAGTCACTCCGGCGGTTTTACACCATGGCGGTCATCTAACCATGACCTATCGGGAGGAAAGGGAGGTAGGTCGTCTGAAATCTCGGCTGAGTGCGGCGGAATTTGAGCGTATTCGCTTTGTCAGGGTGGATTTAACCCAAGAAACTGCCGTGGCTAGATTAATTGATGATCTCGGTCGGGTCGATGTCTTAATTCATCTAGTCGGGGGTTTTACCATGGGGGCGACGGAGGAGTTTAGCTATGAAGATTGGCTAAAAATGTTCGATTTAAACCTCCATAGCACTTTTTTACTGTGTAAACACTGTTTACGCTCGATGAAACTTCATAATTATGGTCGTATCGTCACTATCGGTTCTCGTGGTGCCGTACAACCGGGGGCAAATTTGGCCGCCTATTGTGCCTCGAAAGCGGCGGTAGTGGCTTTAACCCAAGCGATCGCAGAAGAAACCAAACAGACTAATATTACCGCTAACGTGGTTTTGCCAAGTGTTATCGATACTCCGGGCAACCGGGAAGCGATGGGAGAGGCAAATGCCAAGGACTGGGTAAGTCCCCAATCTCTAGCCGAGGTGATCTGTTTTCTGGCAGGGGAAGGAGCTAAGGACTTGCGCGGGGCGGCAATTCCCGTCTATGGTTCCCTGTGAGTGGTTTTTGTCTTCAGGCTGATACACTGATAACGGCGCTCGCTCTTGCTAAAAATTGGGTTTAATTTATGCTTATTCCGATTCTTATCAGTGTTACTATCTTACTTTTATCCTATCTGCTCGGTTCAATTCCCACGGGTTATTTAATCGGTAAATACAGCAAAGGTATCGATATTCGTGACTATGGTTCCGGTTCCACTGGAGCCACCAATGTGCTAAGAACTCTGGGAAAAACTGCCGGGGCGACGGTGTTATTAATTGATATGTTAAAGGGAATGGTGGCGGTGGCCCTGGTACGAGGACTATATTTTATTGATGTCAATCCTCTCCCAGAAAGTTGGTATTATTGGTTAATTATCGGGGCAGCATTGGGGGCAATCATCGGTCATAGTAAATCGATTTTCTTGAATTTTAGCGGTGGTAAATCCGTCGCCACCAGTTTAGGGGTTTTATTGGTGATGAATCCCCTAGTGGCTTGCGGAACTTTGGCGAGTTTTTTAGTTATTCTGGCACTTTTCCGGATTGTTTCTTTAGGTTCGATTATCGGGGCGCTGGTGGTGAATATTTTAATGGTTGTTTTCGATCAACCTCTCCCCTATATTTTATTTAGTTTGATGGCAGGAATCTATGTGATTGTTCGTCATCAGGGTAATATTAAAAGATTGTTGGCAGGGACGGAACCGAAAATAGGTCAGAAAGTACAGCAATCATCGGAAGTAAGTTAATAACTTTCTCAAGTCAGAATAACCACTGTGAAATGAAGTTGACGGCTCATCAGTTCTTTTATGACTAAGCTAAGACGCATTTTAACCGCCTATCCTTAGATTAGCTAAATCTCCCCCCGACGTCGGGTAGGGTTGGGGGGGTGTTGCCTCTTTCCCCATCTCAACAAGCAATCTTGTCTTTGAGGTTTAATTAAGACTGTCTGCTGTGGTTTTTAACCAAAGGATAAAACTATTAATATCTTCTTGGACTTGTAGCCATGTATTATAATAGTTATTAACCAGATTTTCTAGTTTTTGTTTTTCCAATTCAAAACCGTAGATATTGCGAACAACGTGCCGAAAGCTTAGGTATTCATTAAGTTTATGCACGGTATCTTCTCGTAATACAGCAGGACGATAATCTTGAGGTTTGCTCATACGATTTAATAGCCTTCTATGCCAGTCATAACTAGATGGTAAGCCACCATTTAACTCAGAAGCGATAATTTGAAAAATTCGTTCACATCCTGTATAGAAGTTATGGAGTTTTAGGGCTAAACTTTCGGCACAAATATGGGCTAGTGCCGGGTTGGTTAGCATTTCCGCTTGAACTAAACGCATTTGGCTTTCTAGCCGATTTAATCTATTAACTTCAGTGGCAATATCAAGGGCGATTTCTTGTAATTCACTGGCACTCATCGGACGCATAAAGACATTCTCCTGTTTGCAAAACTCTGTTAAGAAAATGAGGTTCTAAGTCTTCTATAGGCTTTAAATCAATCCAGCGAGTGCTAATTAAATTAACTTTTCCTAAAGCTTGAAAAAAACTTTCTGGGGGTATGCCAGCCACTGCTAGATCAATATCAGAAGTTTCCTGAAATTTACCTTTAACTAGAGAACCAAACAGGATAATTTTTGTAATTGGGAAATTTTCTTTTAAATAATCAATAACTGGCGGAAGATTTTTCCTTGCCTCTT contains the following coding sequences:
- the fabG gene encoding 3-oxoacyl-ACP reductase FabG, whose amino-acid sequence is MKDKRVLLTGGTGGLGLGVTPAVLHHGGHLTMTYREEREVGRLKSRLSAAEFERIRFVRVDLTQETAVARLIDDLGRVDVLIHLVGGFTMGATEEFSYEDWLKMFDLNLHSTFLLCKHCLRSMKLHNYGRIVTIGSRGAVQPGANLAAYCASKAAVVALTQAIAEETKQTNITANVVLPSVIDTPGNREAMGEANAKDWVSPQSLAEVICFLAGEGAKDLRGAAIPVYGSL
- the plsY gene encoding glycerol-3-phosphate 1-O-acyltransferase PlsY — protein: MLIPILISVTILLLSYLLGSIPTGYLIGKYSKGIDIRDYGSGSTGATNVLRTLGKTAGATVLLIDMLKGMVAVALVRGLYFIDVNPLPESWYYWLIIGAALGAIIGHSKSIFLNFSGGKSVATSLGVLLVMNPLVACGTLASFLVILALFRIVSLGSIIGALVVNILMVVFDQPLPYILFSLMAGIYVIVRHQGNIKRLLAGTEPKIGQKVQQSSEVS
- a CDS encoding nucleotidyltransferase family protein; this encodes MSVNNPYLEYWQKRQKEQQEYNQKLAQEARKNLPPVIDYLKENFPITKIILFGSLVKGKFQETSDIDLAVAGIPPESFFQALGKVNLISTRWIDLKPIEDLEPHFLNRVLQTGECLYASDECQ